A genomic segment from Rahnella aceris encodes:
- the csgE gene encoding curli production assembly/transport protein CsgE — MTISSADIMTICIKGFWLWLALLCATCLHVQAADIKDPGLITDRTVTSVGHDFYRGFTGKWEQNYPETITISERPSARWGSWITIKIGQDTLYQTLLFPNRRNFNKDVDTAIAGVTEALSRRQLDKALLGTGDLAHDEF, encoded by the coding sequence ATGACAATCTCAAGCGCTGACATCATGACTATTTGCATAAAGGGCTTCTGGCTCTGGCTGGCGCTGTTATGCGCCACCTGCCTGCATGTTCAGGCTGCGGATATAAAAGACCCGGGGCTTATCACCGACAGAACCGTGACATCGGTCGGCCACGATTTTTACCGTGGCTTTACCGGCAAATGGGAACAGAACTACCCGGAAACCATCACCATTTCAGAAAGGCCCAGCGCCCGCTGGGGGAGCTGGATCACCATAAAAATAGGTCAGGACACCCTGTATCAGACTTTGCTGTTTCCCAACCGGCGCAATTTTAATAAGGACGTCGATACCGCCATTGCCGGTGTAACCGAAGCGTTATCACGGCGGCAATTAGACAAAGCGTTACTGGGCACCGGGGATCTCGCCCATGACGAATTTTAA
- a CDS encoding YbhB/YbcL family Raf kinase inhibitor-like protein: MKLISQSFENGAPIPGEFSFAVKDTQNHIALSDNKNPHLAWSDVPENTRSFVLVCVDPHVPGRPDDVNQEGKVVPASLPRIDLFHWLLVDIPADAREIAAGSHSNSVTPHGKPALPASAGMRHGINGYTAWFGDDENMGGDYYGYDGACPPWNDERVHDYVFTLYALDIEKLDLQDKFFGPDVLQAIEGHVLAQASLTGTYTLNPNLD, translated from the coding sequence ATGAAATTGATTAGCCAGAGTTTTGAGAACGGTGCACCTATTCCGGGTGAGTTTTCATTTGCCGTGAAAGATACCCAAAACCACATTGCACTTTCCGATAATAAGAACCCGCACCTGGCGTGGAGTGATGTGCCGGAAAATACCCGTTCGTTTGTGCTGGTGTGTGTGGATCCGCACGTACCAGGCCGCCCGGACGACGTGAATCAGGAAGGCAAAGTGGTGCCAGCTTCGCTGCCGCGCATCGATTTATTCCACTGGCTGCTGGTGGATATTCCGGCAGATGCTCGCGAAATCGCCGCAGGCAGTCACAGCAACAGCGTGACGCCGCACGGCAAACCCGCGCTGCCCGCCAGTGCCGGAATGCGTCATGGCATCAACGGCTATACCGCATGGTTTGGCGATGATGAAAACATGGGCGGCGACTATTACGGTTACGACGGCGCGTGCCCGCCGTGGAACGATGAACGGGTGCATGACTACGTATTTACGCTGTATGCGCTGGACATTGAAAAACTGGATTTGCAGGATAAATTCTTTGGCCCGGATGTGTTGCAGGCCATCGAAGGTCACGTTCTGGCGCAGGCCAGCCTGACCGGCACCTACACGTTAAATCCCAATCTGGATTAA
- a CDS encoding sensor histidine kinase, producing the protein MPHMFDMLLAVFDRAALMLICLFFLTRTPLFRKLLHKENETHTPLELTAVTAIFSLFAIFGTLSGINVEGSLINVRTIAIMSGGILFGPWVGIITGLISGTHRFLIDIHGPTSVPCLITSITAGFLSGYINKKVKKSLHWKVGILGGMLCETLTMILILLMARPFSLGLDIVMNIAAPLILGASSIGLIVLLVQSVEDEKEVIAARQARLALDIANKTLPYFRNIDGRNIEGRNINAESLASICSIIRDDIDADAVAITDTKNILAYVGVGAEEYNIGHETLSEMTKATLESGEITVRNNDEMHRTPQIHSLIIIPLWEKGEVTGSLKIYYCDPHRITYSLKVMAIGLSQIMSTQMEVSRTEQLREMANKAEMRALQSKINPHFLFNALNAISSSIRARPDVARQLIINLSRYLRYNLELNDELIDLRKELHQVQDYIAIEQARFGSKLTVIYDIDDDISVKIPSLLIQPLVENAIVHGIQKCSGKGVVVISVKHQADGIRVSVKDTGHGINQETIDRVARNEMPGNKIGLLNVHHRVSLLYGQGLSIRRLEPGTDISFVITHAPAKVTQALESKIA; encoded by the coding sequence ATGCCTCACATGTTCGATATGCTGCTGGCGGTCTTCGACCGTGCGGCGCTGATGCTCATCTGTCTGTTCTTCCTCACGCGAACCCCGCTGTTCCGCAAACTGCTGCACAAAGAAAATGAAACCCATACGCCGCTGGAACTGACTGCGGTCACCGCCATTTTCTCGCTGTTCGCCATTTTCGGTACGCTCTCAGGGATCAACGTCGAAGGCTCACTGATCAACGTGCGTACGATCGCGATCATGTCGGGCGGGATCCTGTTCGGGCCGTGGGTCGGGATCATTACCGGCCTGATTTCCGGCACGCACCGTTTCCTGATCGACATTCACGGACCAACGTCTGTTCCGTGCCTCATCACCAGTATTACCGCAGGTTTCCTTTCCGGTTATATCAATAAGAAAGTCAAAAAATCACTGCACTGGAAAGTCGGCATTCTGGGCGGCATGCTGTGCGAAACGCTGACCATGATCCTGATTTTACTGATGGCGCGACCGTTTTCGCTCGGGCTGGATATCGTCATGAACATCGCTGCACCGCTGATCCTCGGAGCCAGTTCCATCGGCCTGATTGTGTTGCTGGTGCAAAGTGTCGAGGATGAAAAAGAGGTGATTGCCGCACGGCAGGCGCGGCTGGCGCTGGATATTGCCAATAAAACGCTGCCGTACTTTCGCAATATAGATGGCCGTAACATAGAAGGCAGGAATATCAACGCCGAATCCCTGGCCAGTATCTGTAGCATTATTCGTGATGATATCGACGCCGATGCGGTGGCGATCACTGATACCAAAAACATTCTGGCGTACGTCGGCGTGGGTGCTGAAGAGTATAATATCGGCCATGAAACGCTGAGTGAGATGACCAAAGCGACGCTGGAAAGCGGTGAAATCACGGTCAGAAACAACGATGAAATGCACCGTACGCCGCAAATTCACTCGCTGATTATTATTCCGCTGTGGGAAAAAGGCGAAGTCACCGGCTCGCTGAAAATCTATTATTGCGACCCGCACCGCATCACTTATTCGCTGAAAGTGATGGCGATCGGGCTGTCGCAAATTATGTCGACGCAGATGGAAGTATCACGCACCGAACAGTTGCGCGAGATGGCCAATAAAGCCGAAATGCGGGCGTTGCAGAGCAAGATAAATCCCCATTTTCTGTTTAACGCGCTGAATGCGATTTCGTCGTCTATCCGCGCCCGCCCCGACGTGGCGCGCCAGCTCATCATCAACCTTTCCCGTTATCTGCGTTATAACCTGGAACTGAACGATGAACTGATCGACCTGCGCAAAGAACTTCATCAGGTACAGGATTACATCGCCATTGAGCAGGCGCGGTTCGGCAGCAAACTGACGGTGATTTATGACATTGATGACGACATTTCGGTGAAAATTCCCAGCCTCCTGATCCAGCCGCTGGTCGAAAACGCCATTGTGCACGGCATCCAGAAATGCAGCGGAAAAGGCGTGGTGGTGATTTCAGTGAAGCATCAGGCTGACGGTATCAGGGTATCAGTAAAAGATACCGGCCACGGTATTAATCAGGAAACCATTGACCGTGTGGCACGCAATGAAATGCCCGGCAACAAAATCGGCCTGCTCAATGTGCATCACCGCGTTTCATTGCTGTATGGTCAGGGCCTGAGCATCCGCCGTCTTGAGCCAGGCACCGATATTTCGTTTGTTATTACCCACGCTCCTGCAAAAGTCACGCAAGCCCTTGAGAGCAAAATAGCCTGA
- the csgG gene encoding curli production assembly/transport protein CsgG, with product MRSYLLLIAVFVLSGCLTAAPKEAARPTLLPRAPSYTDLTHLPSPQGRIFVSVYNIQDETGQFKPYPASNFSTAVPQSATAMLVSALKDSKWFIPLERQGLQNLLNERKIIRAAQENGSVAINNQRPLSSLVAANILIEGSIIGYESNVKSGGVGARYFGIGASTQYQLDQIAVNLRAVDVNTGEVLSSVNTSKTILSYEVQAGVFRFIDYQRLLEGELGYTTNEPVMLCLMSAIESGVIYLVNDGIERNLWQLQNPSEINSPILQRYKNNIVPAES from the coding sequence ATGCGCAGCTATTTATTACTCATCGCAGTTTTTGTGTTGAGCGGGTGCCTCACAGCAGCACCGAAAGAAGCCGCAAGACCGACATTATTGCCCCGGGCGCCAAGCTATACCGATCTGACGCATTTGCCTTCGCCGCAGGGCCGGATTTTTGTGTCGGTCTATAACATTCAGGATGAAACGGGCCAGTTCAAACCGTATCCGGCCAGTAACTTCTCGACCGCCGTGCCACAAAGCGCCACAGCGATGCTGGTATCGGCACTCAAAGATTCAAAATGGTTTATCCCGCTGGAACGTCAGGGGCTGCAAAACCTGCTGAACGAACGCAAAATTATCCGTGCCGCGCAGGAAAATGGCAGTGTCGCGATCAATAATCAGCGGCCACTTTCCTCGCTGGTGGCAGCGAATATTCTGATTGAAGGCTCGATAATCGGTTACGAAAGTAATGTGAAATCAGGCGGCGTGGGGGCGCGGTATTTCGGTATCGGTGCCAGTACGCAATACCAGCTGGACCAGATAGCCGTGAACCTGCGCGCTGTCGACGTCAATACCGGCGAGGTTTTATCTTCCGTAAATACCAGCAAAACGATTTTGTCGTATGAAGTGCAGGCCGGGGTGTTCCGCTTTATCGATTATCAGCGGTTGCTGGAAGGCGAACTGGGCTACACCACCAATGAGCCTGTGATGTTATGCCTGATGTCGGCGATTGAATCCGGCGTGATTTATCTGGTAAATGACGGTATCGAACGTAACCTGTGGCAGTTGCAAAACCCGTCGGAGATCAACTCACCCATTCTGCAACGCTATAAGAACAACATTGTCCCTGCCGAATCCTGA
- the csgD gene encoding biofilm master transcriptional regulator CsgD: MSNEAAINNNILLLVTKPSLQASALLQQLKQQLCVNTRLHNIHKSLEDQALQQALILFDMMEADRRTIELWQTAINRYHDNVKLLLLNTPDNYHFREIETWPGISAVFYLSTDEEHLVEGIRSVIRGECYFSQGFASYLINQSGAFRHLHSEETGLTHREKEILNKLRVGASNTEIARLLFISENTVKTHLYNLFRKISVKNRTQAASWANDNLKR, encoded by the coding sequence ATGAGTAATGAAGCAGCAATCAATAATAATATTCTTTTATTAGTGACCAAACCATCATTACAAGCCAGTGCTTTATTGCAACAATTAAAACAGCAACTTTGTGTCAATACCCGGCTGCATAATATCCATAAATCACTTGAGGATCAGGCGCTTCAACAGGCATTAATTCTCTTCGATATGATGGAAGCCGATCGCCGGACAATTGAACTGTGGCAAACAGCTATTAACCGCTATCACGACAACGTGAAGTTATTATTATTAAACACACCTGATAATTATCATTTTCGGGAAATTGAAACCTGGCCGGGGATCAGCGCCGTTTTTTATCTCTCCACTGACGAAGAACATCTGGTGGAAGGGATCAGAAGCGTGATCCGCGGAGAATGTTACTTCTCTCAGGGCTTCGCCAGTTACCTGATCAATCAGTCCGGTGCTTTCCGTCATCTTCACTCAGAAGAAACCGGCCTGACCCATCGTGAAAAAGAGATCCTCAATAAGTTACGTGTGGGCGCCTCGAACACGGAAATCGCGCGTTTGCTGTTTATCAGCGAGAACACCGTCAAGACGCATCTCTATAATTTATTTAGAAAAATCTCGGTTAAAAACCGTACCCAGGCGGCGTCCTGGGCGAATGACAATCTCAAGCGCTGA
- a CDS encoding GNAT family N-acetyltransferase, which produces MILLSTPRLIMQPIQADDWAFFLRLYQTPDVMRFIGDIETHAQVHSRFEQRLGHWDRYSDFWLCLLIREKDTGAAVGLTGFFPDWRPYKQGEVGFILAPEHQRKGYAVESLREVLNFAFDQCGFHRLQANVLEGNDASRRVLEKCGFLMEGRLRDSYRIGDEWKNDWLLGLLATDPRPQ; this is translated from the coding sequence ATGATTTTGTTATCCACGCCGCGGCTGATCATGCAGCCCATCCAGGCTGACGACTGGGCATTTTTCTTGCGGCTGTATCAGACCCCGGACGTCATGCGTTTTATCGGCGATATCGAAACCCATGCACAGGTTCATAGCCGTTTTGAACAACGTCTTGGTCACTGGGATCGCTACAGTGATTTCTGGCTGTGCCTGCTGATCCGCGAAAAAGACACCGGCGCGGCGGTGGGGCTGACCGGATTTTTCCCGGACTGGCGGCCCTATAAACAGGGCGAAGTCGGATTCATTCTGGCACCTGAACATCAGCGCAAAGGTTATGCAGTGGAATCCCTGCGCGAAGTGCTGAACTTTGCGTTTGACCAGTGTGGTTTTCACCGTCTGCAGGCCAACGTGCTTGAAGGCAACGACGCTTCGCGCCGTGTGCTGGAAAAATGCGGATTCCTCATGGAAGGCCGTTTACGGGACAGCTACCGGATCGGCGACGAGTGGAAAAACGACTGGCTGCTGGGGCTGCTGGCGACCGATCCGCGTCCGCAGTAA
- a CDS encoding cytochrome b: protein MKTRYSLSQISLHWATLLMIILTYTAMLTRDYFPEDNQPLVRLLHFNFGICVWLLMFVRIFLRTRHATPAITPPVPRWQKAASHAVHGVLYLLFLSLPVLGILTLEFGGREWFLFGWPVPQFVTPDPDVRRTVKTAHEFLANCGYYLIGLHALAAIYHHYLRKDDTLLRMMPGK from the coding sequence ATGAAAACCCGTTATTCGCTGTCGCAGATCAGCCTGCACTGGGCGACGTTACTGATGATTATTCTGACCTACACGGCGATGCTGACCCGTGATTATTTCCCTGAAGATAATCAGCCGCTGGTGCGTTTGCTGCATTTTAATTTCGGGATTTGTGTCTGGTTGCTGATGTTTGTGCGCATTTTCCTGCGGACCCGCCATGCGACACCGGCGATCACGCCGCCCGTGCCGCGCTGGCAAAAAGCCGCGTCCCATGCAGTGCATGGGGTGTTATATCTGCTGTTTCTGTCGTTGCCGGTGCTGGGGATTTTGACGCTGGAGTTTGGCGGGCGGGAGTGGTTTTTATTCGGCTGGCCGGTGCCACAGTTTGTGACGCCGGATCCCGATGTCCGCCGCACGGTGAAAACGGCGCATGAGTTCCTGGCAAACTGCGGTTATTACCTGATTGGCCTGCACGCGCTGGCAGCGATTTATCATCATTACTTGCGCAAAGATGACACCTTACTGCGCATGATGCCGGGAAAATAA
- the csgF gene encoding curli production assembly/transport protein CsgF, with protein sequence MLLALLTASPVSWGGNMVFQFINPNFGGNPNNGAFLLNEAQAQNSYKDPDAYDFGSTSTSALDNFTASIQSQLLGSLMGNVNQGKPGRLVTQDFIVDIQNTDGQLVMNVTDRKTGKISTIQVQGLSATTN encoded by the coding sequence ATGCTGCTGGCATTGCTGACGGCGTCCCCGGTTTCCTGGGGCGGCAATATGGTTTTCCAGTTCATCAACCCGAATTTCGGCGGCAACCCGAATAATGGCGCGTTTCTGCTCAACGAAGCTCAGGCGCAAAACTCCTATAAAGACCCCGATGCGTATGACTTCGGGTCCACCTCGACGTCTGCACTGGACAATTTCACCGCCTCGATTCAGTCACAATTGCTGGGCAGCCTGATGGGCAACGTCAATCAGGGAAAACCGGGGCGGCTGGTAACACAGGACTTTATCGTGGATATCCAGAATACCGACGGACAGCTGGTGATGAATGTCACTGACCGCAAGACCGGTAAAATTTCCACTATTCAGGTTCAGGGTTTGTCCGCCACCACCAACTGA
- a CDS encoding nuclear transport factor 2 family protein, which yields MAEHELKEKRIEIVKNFYAKLDQADASLLDLFAEDVVLFFPKFGTAQGKSSLGELGKRFALEIDKIQHIQNAFRFLSDGDAIVLEGQMRGVMQNGDRWPTSEVGSHHFCTVFVFEDLLIKRLSIYLDPDFNLEDKKRVNNYRQVMKSEESKT from the coding sequence ATGGCAGAACATGAACTGAAAGAAAAGCGCATTGAAATTGTTAAGAATTTCTACGCCAAACTGGATCAGGCAGATGCCTCTTTACTGGATCTCTTTGCTGAAGATGTGGTGCTGTTTTTTCCAAAATTTGGCACCGCGCAGGGAAAGTCTTCACTGGGGGAACTGGGTAAACGCTTTGCGCTTGAAATCGACAAGATCCAACATATTCAGAACGCTTTCCGCTTTCTGAGTGACGGAGATGCCATTGTGCTGGAAGGGCAGATGCGCGGCGTGATGCAAAACGGTGACCGCTGGCCGACGTCCGAAGTCGGCAGCCATCATTTCTGCACTGTCTTTGTCTTTGAAGATTTGCTGATCAAACGGCTGAGCATTTATCTCGATCCGGACTTTAATCTTGAGGATAAAAAGCGGGTGAATAATTACCGGCAGGTGATGAAAAGCGAGGAAAGCAAAACCTGA
- a CDS encoding helix-turn-helix transcriptional regulator, translating into MPSEQHSHAVSLLPNKLPVSHDRLFSRAEPYLQQPHQVSNFRFFEPSLLRVNSGQLALRHENGTSVQLGNSEHLIVVSQHTLAHVSKTPDAANGFFSSLYLGFSPALVAEFYRDNARLLTALSPLNGFETLPLDDELRDTLDFCLRGIGNPASHTVQRNRLTAVLIALAERRILFMPRAAEPLGTRLTALLAAAPEFAWTAASASQQLAMSEATLRRRLVEEQISFRTLLQDIRMHHAITLLQTTRWNLSQIADACGYRASSRFSLRFKERFGCSPADIR; encoded by the coding sequence ATGCCCTCTGAGCAGCACAGTCACGCCGTGAGTCTTTTGCCAAATAAATTGCCGGTCAGTCATGACCGGCTTTTTTCACGGGCCGAGCCTTATCTGCAACAGCCTCATCAGGTGTCGAATTTTCGTTTTTTTGAGCCTTCGCTGCTGCGGGTGAATTCTGGTCAGCTGGCGCTGCGCCATGAAAACGGCACGTCGGTGCAGCTTGGGAATTCGGAACATCTGATCGTGGTGTCGCAGCATACGCTGGCGCACGTCAGTAAAACGCCGGACGCGGCAAACGGTTTTTTCTCGTCGCTGTATCTGGGGTTTTCACCTGCGCTGGTAGCGGAATTTTATCGCGATAACGCCCGGCTTCTGACTGCGCTGTCGCCGCTGAACGGGTTTGAAACTCTCCCGCTGGATGACGAATTACGCGATACGCTCGATTTTTGCCTGCGCGGGATCGGCAATCCGGCCAGTCATACAGTGCAGCGAAATCGTCTGACCGCCGTACTTATCGCGCTGGCAGAACGCCGCATATTGTTTATGCCGCGCGCCGCAGAACCGCTCGGTACACGTCTTACCGCCCTGCTGGCGGCCGCGCCGGAATTTGCCTGGACGGCCGCCAGCGCCAGCCAGCAACTGGCGATGAGCGAAGCCACGCTGAGAAGGCGTCTGGTGGAAGAGCAAATCAGTTTTCGCACGTTGTTGCAGGATATCCGCATGCATCATGCGATCACCCTGCTGCAAACCACGCGCTGGAATCTTTCGCAAATCGCGGATGCCTGCGGTTATCGGGCCAGCTCGCGTTTTTCCCTGCGCTTCAAAGAGCGTTTTGGCTGTTCGCCTGCCGATATTCGCTGA
- a CDS encoding DUF4153 domain-containing protein: MSQFNRAGRAMPPLPVPTRWLILAICLLQGFLLYYFFSDHAAIRYAGFSHNIYGQTMALTLPVLISLSVVQPGDRRFWGGTGLLILLLAGMAAWAKSNIAATSGDSVMVPFNLSLTLLVFFVLPWLQVQAFPAESRYRYANLSACYSQNTLCAMLTLLMMLLAVGVMALCAGLFRVIGIEYFHELFFDTPLFMHLVFGLLLGISIVTCRTQPALMNTTRNIIRFILKGLLPLVAFVALIFLFALPFTGLTVLSQAWSAASLLTTMALGILLLVNVVRETDHAEKPYPRAIRLLVNAAILLLPVYAVLALYSTGLRVSQYGWTPQRLWAVLVISVTLIAALCYSFSVIDKRPDWLPRITQFNKPLSLLVVILLMAANSPLLDPYRISVNNQIARLDSGKTQAKDFDLKMLRFDTGRRGNEALTALQQHPAFTADPRLQVTLKNMIAQTSRWGAYDDKEHAALAENYRVEDAKKMIQLAKGAVSPDDTWWKNLPQLDEYRNTLRDCHSLQGACIVNTLDLNNDRQKEVFLCNTLDTPSVNCRIYARQAGKWAQTGELYLYEEKDNPALITALRNGEVKPVTRKWADVQIDGKRRVIHYKHDEE, translated from the coding sequence ATGTCTCAGTTCAACAGAGCAGGTCGCGCGATGCCGCCTCTGCCCGTTCCCACCCGCTGGTTAATCCTTGCGATTTGCCTGTTGCAGGGGTTCCTGCTGTATTACTTCTTTTCAGATCACGCGGCCATCAGATATGCCGGGTTCTCTCATAATATTTACGGCCAGACTATGGCATTAACATTACCGGTGCTGATTTCTCTGTCAGTAGTACAGCCTGGTGATCGCCGGTTCTGGGGCGGAACGGGGTTACTCATCCTGTTACTGGCGGGCATGGCAGCCTGGGCGAAAAGCAATATCGCGGCAACGTCCGGGGACAGCGTGATGGTGCCGTTTAACCTGTCGCTGACGCTGCTGGTCTTTTTTGTTTTGCCGTGGCTGCAGGTGCAGGCGTTCCCGGCAGAAAGCCGTTACCGTTACGCCAACCTTTCCGCCTGCTACAGCCAGAATACGCTGTGCGCCATGCTGACCTTGCTGATGATGCTGCTGGCCGTTGGCGTGATGGCATTATGTGCCGGGCTGTTCCGGGTGATCGGCATTGAATATTTCCATGAGCTGTTTTTCGATACGCCGCTGTTTATGCATCTGGTGTTCGGCCTGCTGCTGGGCATCAGTATCGTCACCTGCCGCACGCAACCGGCGCTGATGAATACCACCCGCAATATCATCCGTTTTATTCTCAAAGGCTTGCTGCCGCTGGTGGCGTTCGTTGCGCTGATTTTCCTGTTCGCCCTGCCGTTCACCGGCCTGACGGTGTTATCGCAAGCCTGGTCCGCAGCCAGTTTGCTGACCACCATGGCGCTCGGCATTCTGCTGCTGGTTAACGTGGTACGCGAAACCGATCACGCTGAAAAACCGTATCCGCGGGCGATCCGTTTGCTGGTGAATGCGGCGATTTTACTGCTGCCGGTGTATGCCGTGCTGGCGCTGTATTCCACCGGCCTGCGCGTTTCGCAATACGGCTGGACGCCGCAACGTCTGTGGGCGGTGCTGGTGATCAGCGTGACGCTGATCGCCGCCCTTTGCTACAGTTTTTCGGTGATCGATAAACGCCCGGACTGGCTGCCGCGTATTACCCAATTCAATAAGCCGTTGTCGCTGCTGGTGGTCATTCTGTTGATGGCGGCCAACAGCCCGCTGCTCGATCCTTACCGTATCAGCGTCAACAATCAGATTGCGCGACTCGACAGCGGCAAAACGCAGGCGAAGGATTTCGATCTGAAGATGCTGCGTTTCGATACCGGTCGCCGTGGCAACGAGGCGCTGACAGCGCTGCAACAACACCCCGCGTTTACTGCCGATCCGCGCCTGCAGGTCACACTGAAAAATATGATCGCGCAGACATCACGCTGGGGCGCTTACGATGATAAAGAGCATGCTGCACTGGCGGAAAATTATCGCGTGGAAGATGCTAAGAAGATGATTCAGCTCGCGAAAGGCGCGGTATCCCCCGACGACACCTGGTGGAAAAACCTGCCGCAGTTGGATGAATACCGCAACACACTGCGCGACTGTCACAGCCTGCAGGGCGCGTGTATCGTTAATACGCTGGATTTAAACAACGACCGGCAGAAAGAAGTTTTCCTCTGTAATACGCTGGATACGCCTTCCGTCAACTGCCGTATTTACGCCAGACAGGCCGGGAAATGGGCGCAAACGGGAGAACTTTATCTGTATGAAGAAAAGGATAACCCTGCGCTGATCACTGCCCTGCGCAACGGCGAGGTCAAACCGGTAACGCGTAAATGGGCTGACGTACAGATTGACGGTAAACGCCGGGTCATTCATTACAAACACGACGAAGAATAA
- the alaC gene encoding alanine transaminase has translation MADSSSPRRFSRIDRLPPYVFNITAELKMAARHRGEDIIDFSMGNPDGPTPPHIVEKLVQVAQREDTHGYSTSRGIPRLRRAISRWYADRYQVEIDPESEAIVTIGSKEGLAHLMLATLDHGDTVLVPNPSYPIHIYGAVIAGAQVRSVPLAEGVDFFAELEKAIRETIPRPKMMILGFPSNPTAQCVELDFFERVVALAKQYNVLVIHDLAYADIVYDGWKAPSIMQVPGAKDIAVEFFTLSKSYNMAGWRIGFMVGNPELVSALARIKSYHDYGTFTPLQVAAIAALEGDQQCVKDIAEQYRQRRNVLVRGLHEAGWMVENPKASMYVWAKIPPAYAHLGSLEFAKRLLADAKVCVSPGIGFGDYGDTHVRFALIENQDRIRQAVRGIKAMFRADGLLPPKKTAGEPPVEPEQAVNE, from the coding sequence ATGGCTGATTCCAGTTCACCCCGTCGTTTTTCACGTATTGATCGTCTTCCCCCTTATGTTTTCAACATTACCGCTGAACTGAAAATGGCCGCACGCCATCGTGGCGAAGACATTATCGATTTCAGTATGGGTAACCCTGACGGCCCGACACCGCCGCACATTGTGGAAAAACTGGTGCAGGTTGCGCAGCGTGAAGACACGCACGGTTACTCGACCTCACGCGGCATTCCGCGTCTGCGCCGTGCGATTTCCCGCTGGTATGCCGATCGTTATCAGGTAGAGATCGACCCTGAAAGTGAAGCTATCGTCACTATCGGTTCGAAAGAAGGGCTGGCACATCTGATGCTGGCGACGCTCGATCACGGCGACACCGTTCTGGTGCCCAACCCAAGTTATCCGATCCACATTTATGGTGCCGTGATTGCCGGTGCGCAGGTGCGTTCTGTGCCGCTGGCTGAAGGTGTAGATTTCTTTGCCGAGCTGGAAAAAGCCATTCGCGAAACCATTCCGCGGCCGAAAATGATGATCCTCGGATTCCCGTCCAACCCGACGGCGCAGTGCGTGGAGCTGGATTTCTTCGAGCGCGTGGTGGCACTGGCTAAGCAATACAACGTGCTGGTGATCCACGATCTGGCGTATGCCGACATCGTATACGACGGCTGGAAAGCGCCGTCAATCATGCAGGTGCCGGGTGCAAAAGACATTGCGGTGGAATTCTTCACGCTGTCGAAAAGTTACAACATGGCGGGCTGGCGCATCGGTTTTATGGTCGGTAATCCTGAACTGGTCAGCGCGCTGGCGCGTATCAAAAGTTATCACGATTACGGCACCTTCACGCCGTTGCAGGTGGCGGCCATCGCGGCGCTGGAAGGGGATCAGCAATGCGTGAAAGACATTGCCGAGCAATATCGCCAGCGCCGTAACGTGCTGGTACGCGGGCTGCATGAAGCGGGCTGGATGGTGGAAAATCCGAAAGCGTCGATGTATGTCTGGGCAAAAATTCCGCCTGCATATGCGCATTTAGGGTCACTGGAATTCGCCAAACGTCTGCTGGCCGACGCTAAAGTTTGTGTGTCGCCGGGCATTGGTTTTGGTGATTACGGCGATACCCATGTGCGTTTCGCCCTGATCGAGAATCAGGACAGGATCCGCCAGGCGGTGCGCGGCATCAAAGCGATGTTCCGGGCAGACGGTTTGCTGCCACCGAAAAAAACGGCGGGTGAACCGCCTGTGGAGCCGGAACAGGCCGTTAACGAATAA